The genomic segment AGCCCAAGCCCCTCAATGAGCGCCTCGGGCGCTTTGGCCGGAGCTGGCGGCTCTGAAGGGAAGTTCATCGTCATTTCCGCTCCATCTTCCCCTAGCTCTACAGTCAGCACGCCGCTTCTCGTCCAAAAGGCTGCTGCCTGATTCGGACTTAGCCGCTCCGCCTTCCACAATACGAAAGCGGCAGCGAGCGTAGCATGCCCGCATAAATCGACCTCGCTCGCAGGCGTAAACCATCGCAGCTCATAACCGCCCTCGCGCGGGGCCACAAAAGCAGTCTCGGACAAATTCATCTCCGCCGCCACTTGTTGCATCCACCGTTCATCGCTCAGCGCCTCCAGCAAGCATACCGCTGCCGGATTGCCGCCAAATGCTTCGCTCGTAAACGCATCTACTATATAAATAGGCACCATGTACGTCCCAGTCCCCTTCCTGCTCGTGTTAATCACCAAATAAAAAGGAGGCGTCCCGCTGAGGACTCCTCTCCTATTATAACGCATCAAATATGTGCGGCACAGCTTGTTCTAATCGGCAAGCGGAATAAGAAGCTCAACCGCTTCCTCCTCCAAATGCTGCTCCTGAATATAAAAAACTTCAAGCGCGACAGCGCTCTGATGCTT from the Paenibacillus sp. BIHB 4019 genome contains:
- a CDS encoding PhzF family phenazine biosynthesis protein encodes the protein MVPIYIVDAFTSEAFGGNPAAVCLLEALSDERWMQQVAAEMNLSETAFVAPREGGYELRWFTPASEVDLCGHATLAAAFVLWKAERLSPNQAAAFWTRSGVLTVELGEDGAEMTMNFPSEPPAPAKAPEALIEGLGLIPRYTGRNRMDYVVEVDSEQTVRALKPDFSQLRLLDGRGVVVTARAEGQAAYDFVSRAFYPNMGVLEDPVTGSAHCALAPYWAKRLRKDELVGYQASARGGFVKVKNTMDRVQLSGQAVLMMRGELEEI